The genomic segment GACAGCCCCACGCGGTGGATCGACCCCGCCGAGCTAAGCGAGCTGCCGCTGAGCGTGACCGGGCGGAAGATCGCGAAGCTGATTGCGTAGCCTCGGACAGCCTCGCGGCCGTCACAGGAATCCGCGGATGAACGTCGAGCTCAAGCTGACCGACCGGCAGGACGCCTACGTGGTCCAGAACCTGTGGCCCCTCTACCGGCACGATGTCTCTGAGTTCGACGCGAGCTTCGTGGCCAACCGCCATGGCCTGTTCGACTGCGGCGACCGCCTGCCGACGCTCGCCGAACACACCCAGCACGAGACCGCCCGCTGGTGGACCGACCCGGCGGCGCTGTTCCCCTACCTGATACTGGTTGACGGTCGCCCGGCCGGGTTCAACCTGGTCGCGGCGCGGTCGAGCCTGCCGGCCGGCATCGACGCCGATTTTGTTGTGCACGAGTTCTTCGTGCTGCACGCGCACCGCGGGCGGAAAGTCGCCGAGAGGGCCGCCGTGCTAGGGTTCGATGCGCACCCGGGCAGTTGGGAAGTGGTGACCTGGCCTACGCACACACGGGCAATCCACTTCTGGCGGCGGACGGTCAGCGGCTACGCCGCCGGAGAGTACCGCGAGGACGAGGTCGATCACCCGTGGGGCAGGCGGGTTGCCTTCCGGTTTGAAAGCCGCGGCGGGCAGGATGCCTAGGCGTGGCGCGGCGGCGCCCTTGCGAGCGTAGTCATGCAGGGTGGGCGGCAGCGAAGCGGATGCCCATCGTTGGCGAATTCACGGCCTTAAGCGGCGGTGGGCTGTTAACCCATCCAACACATCTAGGCATCAGGAAGGTCGCCAAGATCATCCGCCACCTTTTCGACTGCCCCTGTCTCGTGGTCCCACCAGTAGACTTCGTGTGTTAGTAGGGACGGATCACTCGACTGCCGCAGAAAGATAAGCTGGTCACCAGTGCCGTTACCACCGATTGCAACGGCGCTGGGAGGGAAATCGGGCCACTCGTTTGCCGACTCTGTTTCCCGTACGACGTCGTTACATGTGCGTTTGAGGCGTTTTTTGTCGCTGGTATCAAGTATTGGGTACAGCAGCCATACATCTGGCGGAGCCTCAACTCCCCCGCCATTGGCTTTCACGATTCGAACTACGTACGACGGCGGGAACATAACGCCTAGCTTGCGTTCTGTTTCTTTCAAGAACCGGATGTCGACTCGAAACGGCATCGAGGATCGTTCCCTCTCGAAAGTCGTAGAGTGAGCGGCAGCGCAGGTACGCCCACCATTTGCAAGTTCGCCAACGCATTCGTCGGAGGGGTGCACTCCAACAGCCAAGTAGGGTGGGCGGCAGCGAAGCGTACGCCCACCATTGGCGAGCTGGCCAGGTTATTCGGCGGTGGGCCTATCGGTCCACCCTACATCCAATAAATGGAGGACTTGCGATGAATCCACCTGCCGTACTAGACCCGGACGCCGTCGGCACGTATCCCGCATTGGCCAAGGCTGGCGGCGGGTACGTGTGGGACGAAGTGCTAGAGTACCGGGTGTGGTGCTACCCGGCGAAGGGCGCCGCGGATGAATGTAATGGCTCGGACTACTACTACTCGTTTGGAAGCTATGATGAAGCGCACCGGTTTTGTCAGCAAACCGCCGGAGCCGAAGAGGTGCTGGCGCTGGTGCTGCAGCGTGAGTACCTCGATGAACCAGCTCCCGGGGAGTTCATTCACGTCGCACAGGAGCGAGTGACAGAATGGCCGGTGGAATTCCTCTCTCGGCCGAGAAGGACCGCCCAAACTATCCCTGATTTCCTATCGCCGTCTGCTCCGCCGAACCGGTTGGACATACTGCGCGGACTGGTGGAGTGATAACTCGTGGTGGCCGGCAGCGCAGCGTACGTCCACCATTGGCGAGCTGGCCAGCTCATTCGGCGGTGGCCTATCGGCCCACCCTAAAGCCTGAAGGCTGGACCTCAACAGCCGGCTACGCCGCGTTCGGCTGATCGATGTGCACATCCATCTGCGGGAACGGGATCTCGATCCCCTCGCCGTCGAGCCGGACCTTGATCTCGCGCAGCAGCCGCTGCTTGATGGTCAGGAAGTCGGCCGTGGGCGCCCACACGCGGACCGACCAGTCGACGCTCGAAGCGCCCAGGCCCATCAGCACGACCGCCGGGTCCTTGCCCGGGTACACGCCCTCGATGCTGGCGGCCACCTGCTCCAGCACGGCCCGGGTCTGGTCGATGTCGGCCGAGTAGCTGACGCCGACGTCGCCGTCGCAGCGGCGGTAGGAGTGGTAGGTGATGTTCTCGATCACCGCGCCGAAGATCTCGCCGTTGGGGATGATGATCCGCTTGTGGTCGAACGTGTCCATCGCGGTGGTGAAGATCGAGATCTCGTCGATCACGCCGGTCTGCCCGGCCACGTTCACCGCGTCGCCCACCTTGAAGGGGCGGAACAGGAGCAGCATCGCGCCCGCCGCGAAGTTGGACAACGTGCCCTGGAACGCCAGGCCGACCGCCAGGCCCGCGGCGCCGATCAGCGCGGCGAAGCTGGTGGTCTGCACGCCGAAGTAGCTCAGGCACATAAGGCCGGCCAAGAGCAGCACCAGCCAGCGGACCAGCCGCGAGAGGAACTTGGTGAGCGTGGCGTCGAACTTCAGCCGGCCGAGGGTGCGGTCCACGGCCATCGAAGCCCAGCCCGCCAGCGTCCACGCGATGTAGAAGACGATCAGCGCCAGGCCGATGCGCGCGCCCCACTGCACCGCGTAGTACGTGACGATCTCGGTCCACTCGCCCGCGTCGAGCCGGGTCCACTTGAGGGTCATGAACTCGTTGTACGCCTCCTTCGACACGCCGGGCGGCGGCGCCAGCAGGTTCTCCTTCACCGCGTCGACGGCGGCCTCCTCGGCGGAGACCGGCGGCCTGTTCGCCGCGGCCTGGGCCGGGGCGGCGGGCGGCTGGGGGGCGGCCGGTTGCGTGGTGGGGGGCTGAGCGGCGGGCGCTTGGGCAAGCAGCAAAGACAGCATCCTCGGCTCCGTCCGGGCGGTGCTGGGGGAGGGGCACAAACGGCGCGACTTCTAGCAGACGCGCGGCGGGCCCGCAATGCGAACGCGGGCGGCTTGGCTGGCGGCCCCCAGGCGGCGGCGCAGCGGCCCGCTAGCAGGAGAACGGCGGCCGGGGCGGCCGGGGTTTACAGCGCGTGGCTGTCGATGGCGCCGCGGGCGGGCGTCGGGTTGCTGTCGAGGTCGGACGCGCCGATCAACGCCGCCTGCACCGAGGCCAGCCGCTGGGCGGTGCTGACGTTGGCGGCCAGCGTCTGCGTCAGCAGCTGCTTGGCGCGGTCCGCCTGCCGCTGCACCGCGGCCAGGTGGTCGGTGATGGTCTTGAGGTCGCGCTGCACGCCGGCCAGGTCGTGCTTGAGCTTGCGCTGCTCCTCGTTGCGGAACTCGCCGTGCTTCTTCGCGCCGTCCAGGGCCGCCTGCATCTGCTTCAGGTTCGACTGCATGGCCAGGCCCTCGCTCCGCAGCTCGCGCTGCCGCTTGGCCTGCTCCTGGAACTCGAACGCGTAGTCGCGCAGCTGGCGGAAGTAGATCTTCTGCTGGGCGGTGTCCATCGACTCGGGGCCGACCAGTTTGCCGTCGGCGTCGATGCCCATGATGCGGCGGGGGTCGTCGTCCGGCTGGGTGGGGCCGCCGTGGCGGACGTACTCCTCGACGCTGCCCTCCGGCAGGATCGCCTGCAGCTGCTCGTCGGTCAGGTCGGCGAACATCTCGTAGTTGTCGACCGGCATGGTCTCGTGGAGGGTCCAGGGGCGGCCCTCCGCGGCGCTGTTGAAGTAGCGGTCGAGGTCGGCGTTGTGCATCTGCAGCACCGGTTCGAGCTGCAGCTGACGCGGGGCGGCCTGCACCACGCGGAACTCGCCGATGTAGCTGGCGCCCTGCGACGGGTCGCCCCGTTCGAACGCGTAGAGGATGGCGCCCTCGCTCACGTTCATCGGCGGCGCGTCCTCCGCCACGCCGACGGTGACCATCAGCGTGTCGTTGTTCGGGGCGCCCAGGGCGCGGACGTCTTCCCACAGGCGGCCGCGGACGCGGTTGACCATCCGCAGCTGGAACTCCAGGTCGCCCAGGCTGGGCGTCGAATCGGACCCGCGGTCGATCGCCTCGATCTGGCGCTCGACGTTCTCCAGCTGCTTGAGGCTGTTGGCCTCGGCCCTTTGGTACTTGGCTTTGTTCTCGAGCACGCGGTAGCCGAGGTTCGAGTAGCCGACGGTCGCCAGCACCAGGCCCGCCACGACCAGCACGTGGGCCCAGTGCCACACCTTGCTGGCGAAGATCGCCAAGACGATGGTGGCTATCAGGACGACAACGACGACTATCAGGCCGATCATGCGCTCAACATCCGAGGCCGGCCCGCGCGGACGCGGGGGGCGCAGCTAGGGGGTTTGGGTAATCCGTGAACCTTGATCTTAAATGCCGGCGGGCCAAAGATCAACGAAACGGGCCGCCCAGCCGAGCCGCAAATCCTTGCGATTATGCCGGTTACACGCCCTGGCGGGACTCCGTGCCCCTGCCGGAAGGGGGCTTACGAGCTCTCCCCCAACACGTCGATCAGCCGCTCCAGCTGCTGCTCGCGGTGGTCCGCCGACAGGCTGATCCGCAGCAGCGACTCGCCCGGCGGCACGGTGGGGGGCCGGATAGCGGGGACCAGCAGGCCGGCCTCCAGCAGCCGCGCGGCCGCCTGCATCGTGCGGTCGACATCCCCTAGCACCACCGGCACGATCTGGCTGACCGACGCGCCGCAGTCCCAGCCCCGCGCCCTCAGGCGGCCGCGGAGCGAGTCGGCCAGCGACCGCACCCGCCGCCGCCGGGCCGGCTCGTCCCGCACCAGGCCGAGCGCCGCCAGGGCCGCCGCGCAGTTGGCCGCCGGGTGCGCGGTCGAAAACACGTAGCTGCGGGCGCGGTTCGCCAGGTAGTCGATCAGCTGCTGCGACCCGGCGACAAACCCGCCCGCGCAGCCGAGCGCCTTGCTGAGCGTGCCGATCTTGACGATGGCCGCGTCGCGGATGCTGGGACGCTGGTCGGCGAAGTGCTCGACGCAGCCGCGGCCGGTCGCGCCCCACACGCCGGTGGCGTGGGCCTCGTCGACCAGCAGCACCGCGTCGTGCTCGACGGCCAGCTCCGCGATCCGCGCTAGCGGCGCAAAGTCCCCGTCCATGCTGAACAGCGTATCGGTCACAATCAGCCGCCGGCGGCGGTCGGAGGACTCGGCGAGCAGCCGCGCCAGCTCTTGAACATCGTTGTGGGGGTAGACCCGCGTGTCGGCCCGCGACAGCCGGCAGCCGTCGATCAGGCTGGCGTGGTTCTTGGCGTCGGAGAAGATGGCGTCGCCCGCGTCGGCCAGCGCCGGGATCACGCCCGCGTTCGCGGCGAAGCCGGACGGGAACAGCAGCGCGGCCTCCTCGCCCTCAAACTCGGCGAGCCGGCGTTCCAGCTCGGCGTGCAGCGAGCTGCGGCCGGTGACCAGCGGGCTCGCGCCGGCGCCCCAGCCGTGATGGGCGATCGCGTGGCGCGCCGCCTCGGCCAGCAGCGGGTGGTTGGCCAGGCCGAGGTAGTCGTTGGCGCTGAAGTTCACCAGCCGCCGGCCGTCGATCTCCACTTCGCTGGTCTGCGGCAGGCCCCGCTCCCGCAGCGCGCGTCGCAACCCCCGGGCGTCGAGGTCGGCGAGCGCGTCGGCTAGCCAGGACAGGGGGGACGAATCAGCGGGCATGCCGCCGATTATAACCGAGCGGAGTCCTTTCGGGTGGCGGGGGCGCTCCGCGACAGCGGAAGCCCCCGAGGAGCGCTTGCTCCGCCCAGTACATCGCGGGGGCTTCCCTTCGGGAGCGCCCCCGGCACCCGACGATGCGTAGCTGCCGCACGGCGCCCAGAGTTGCGTAGCTACCCCACCGCGTCGAGCTGCTGACCCTTGCCGGCCGCCTTGCCGAGCTGGCCCGCGGCTTCGATCAGCTGCACCGCGGCGTCCCCCGCGGCCTGCTGGGCGTCGAGCGACTTCCTCGCCACCGCGAAGGCGACGCGGCCGTAGCTCTCGGCCTGCTTGGCGGCCAGCACGCTATTGATGGCGGAGTCGGTGCTCATAAGGGGGTTCTATCGGCCAGGGCGGTAGGCGAGCCCGAAACCGTAGCACGAAAAACGGCGGGCCGCGGCGTACCTAGCCGCCCGACCCGCCGCAATCGTTGTAACCCGTCGGGCCCCGTGGTGGCCCATTAGACTGTGGCGGCCCACTATCCGCGGGAGCTCAGTCGCTGGCGGCTAGCGGGGGACGCGGAACGTGCTCAAGTCATAGTCCTCGCGGCCGTCCCTCGTGAACATCGCCCGCAGGATGTCTTCCGGCATGTCCTGAGAAAGGGTGTGGGCCGACCCGTCGATCAACGCCACGAGGAAGACGCCCTGACTGAAGCCCCCTAGCTCGGGCAGCTTGCCATCGGCGGTGACCTCAATGTCTTCGGGCTTCGTCCAGGGGGTGTCCCTCTTAGCCTGGACGAACAGAATGGTCTTCGACGTGCCGTCGCGGATGTCCATGAACGTGAGCGCCCTGTCCTTGGGGAACGCCGTGTCAGGGCCGACCGGCATGAAGTACGACGCGTTGGTCGAGGAGGTCGAGTTCGGGTCGACCATCACCGGGACCAGCGTATTGGCGATCCGCATGTTCGCCTCGCTGTCCCATGGCTCGTCGAATCGGTACGCGTTGTACAAAGCCTGCTGTTCCAGGAACGGCAGCAGCGTCACCCGCCAGCTGTGGGGGTGCTCGCTCTTTCGCCACTGCTTCGCTTCGTAGTCGTAGTAGTCGGTGCTGCTCGCCTGGGGGAGCCGTTCGTGGACGCTGTAGAAGTTGTGCATCGCCAGCCCGAGCTGTTTCAGGTTGTTCAGGCCCTGTTGTCGGCGGGCGCTGGCGCGGGCGGCGTCGACCGCTGGGAGCAGCGTCGTGGCGACCTCGGCGATCTGCGCGACCGACTGGTCGGGCTCATAGGCCATGCTGGCTGACGAGCCGTCGGCCTTGATGTCGAGGCCAGCCACCGCGGCGTCGATTACGTCCAACGCCTGCATAATCATCTCACGGTGCTCCTCCGGCGCGTTGTTGCGTTGCTGAGCAAGCCCGTTCTGTGCCAGCACCCGCAGCGCTTCGAGGGTCGCCGCGACCTGCTTGGCGGATTGTTCGCTGTCGGTCGATGCGGTCAGCTCAAACCGTGCATTGTCATCGATCGAGAGCGAGCCGACGATATGCCGGATCTTTTCGATCAACGGGGCGATCATCGCCGCCTGGGGATTCTCTTGCAGCTCCTGCCGCAGGCCCGTCGCCAAGATCTTCTGGTTGTCGGCCCACAGGTTCACCGCCAGATTGCGCTCGCCCCAGGAGTCGGCCCATTCGGGAAGGGGGTTCAGCAGCTCGGGCGGCTGGCCGTTTTCGGTGGTGGCGTAGTGGTCGATCACCAGCGTAGCTGCGTCGTACCGGGTGAGTTGTTCAGAGGCATCCCTCCATGTCTGGTGCTCACCGCCGGACACTTCTTTCAAGTTTGATTGCGCCGACAGCTTCTCGATAAGCGTCTCACAGGTCTTGGCGTCATGGAGCCGGACAACGATGCGGGGCGCGAGCCCGCGCCGTGGCTCGGGAACGATGACAAGCAGCTCGGCGACGTCCTTCGCCCGCAGGCCGGTTTCCTTCAGGGGCGGGAGGCTGTTGAGGTACTCGGTCAGGCTGGCAAACTCCGGCCGTTCCACCACGGACGCCGGCCTCACCGACAACGCCGCCATCGATCCCTCCGGCGCCAGCGTCAGCGGCAGCGGTTCGTGTTCGGCGATCGTATACGACAGGACCTCAATCGGTTCCTCGGCGACCAGCGTAGGCGGCCTCAGCCCCGCGATGCCCACGGCGGCGAGCGCGAGCAGGCAGCCGGCCGCGACCTGCAGCCGGGAGGTCAGCGGTCGACTCTTCAGCGTAGCAAGCGGTGAACGGAGCATCTCGACTCTCCTCATGAGCAGGGAACGAGTGGGGAACAGCGTGCGCGCGGGGCCGGCGACCCGCTGCGGCGGGGTGGCGAGCGCCAGCGCGGCCAGCGTCTGCAGGTAGCCCTGCCGATCGCCCACCGCGCGGGCGGCGGCCGCGTCGGCGGCCAGCTCCTGTTCGAGCTGCAGCCGCGCCGCCAGCCACCGCACCAGCGGGTTGTAGAAGTGGACAGCCACGGCCAGCCGCGCCACGATCCAGCCGAGGTAGTCACGGCCGGCAATGTGCGCCAGCTCGTGAGCCAGCACCGCGTGCCGCTCACCATCGGACCACGTGCGCCAGCCGGCCGGCAACAGGATCTGGGGACGCCGCCAGCCGATCGTGGCCGGCGTCGAGAGCGAGGCCGATTCGCGCACGGCGACCGGAGCGTCGAGCGCCAGCTCGGCTCTCAACCGGTGGAGCACCGCCAGCAGCGGCTCGTCGGTAATCGGAGTGCTCTCCCGCGACAACTTCCGCACACTCACCAGCCCCAGCGCGAGCCGCAGCACGCCGAACGCCACGCCGGCGGTGGCGGCCAGCACGATCCACGACCACTGTACGCTGTCATTACGATCAACGGGCCGTGGCTCGGTCAACGCGGCGGTGAACTCCGCCGCGTAGTCCGACAGGGTGAACTGCTGGATCGTGGCTGGGGCGATCTCCACCGGTGGGTTCTGCCCCACGGCTCCCGCCGTGGGTTGCGGCGTGCTGGCCGCAGGCGCGGGGGCGGGCGAGGCGGCGCGTTGCGTGGCGCGCAGCTCCCACCGCGGCCAAGGGCTGCCTACCAGCAGGGTGAGCCCGAGGGTCAGCACCATGCCCCACAGCAGCGTCGCCGCCGCGGCGCGGGCGCCGAGCCAGCGGGCGCCGGCGTAGATGACCGCGAGGGCAATCGAGAAGAACGCCACCTGCAGGGCGCCACGCAGCAGCATCGCATCAAGCGTGATCATCGCTTGCCCCCTTCGTCGAGGATGTCTTCGAGCACCTGCCGCTCCTTGGCGGACAGCTTCCTCCCGTCCAGGAGCCGCACTAGCAGTTCTTCGCGGGAGCCCTGGAACACACGCTTCACCAGGTCGGTGACCAGCCGCCCCGAGACCTCGTCGAACGAGCGGATCGGCTGGTACGTGTAGGGCCGCTGGTCGCCGGTCTGCTTGAGGAACTTCTTCTCGACCAGGATCTTGATCAGTGTGGCGACCGTGGTGTAAGCCAGGTCGCGGCCTTGTTCGGCCAGGGCGGCACGCGCGTCGACCGCGGTCTGCGGTCCCTGGTCCCAGAAGACGTGCATCAGCTCGAGCTCACGTTCGGTGAGCTCCGATGCCTTGGGTCGGGCCATGGTGAAGAGGTCCCCGATGGGTTGTGTTTGGTTAACTAGATTTGGTTTTATAGAGTTCGGGGTCGCGCGTCAAGAAAAAACCGACAGACTTTCCATCCGAGCCGCGCCCGGCAGTCAGCGACCTGCGCATTTCGACCCACGTTGTGTCCTAGCTACGCATTTCATTCGGCTACAATCGCACCGTTGCCGCCGCCACCGCACCCCGTAGGATCCGAGCCCGCCCCATGGAAGTCTTGCTGCCGGCCCTCGCCGAACTGTTCGTGCTCATCGCTCCAGCGCTGATGGGCGTGGTGGGGCTGATTGGGTCACTGGTCGCGTGCGTGTTCGAACTGCTGCTCTTGGGAGCCGACGTTGTTGTGCACGGTTCGATCGCGGCCGCTAGCGCTGCGCGGAGAACCACCCGCGAGGAGACCGACCGTGCGCCGAGCTGGCTCCGTCGGATGGCGGACTCGCCCGCTGTGCGGAAGTGGGCCCACCGGCTGCTGTTCGGCTTCGCCGGTCTGCTCGCGGTAAGCGTGCTGCTGCTCTTGCTTGTCAACTTCGTGTTCTTTGAGTCGGCCGTGAGGTTCGCGCTGTCCCGCGCAGGCGCGGCCACAGGCGTGGTCGCGTCGTTCGAGAGCGCTGAGGGGAGTCTGATCACGGGGCGGCTGAGGCTTACGGGCGTCAAGGCGTCGCGGGCGGATCACCCGGTCTCTGACCTCGATGTGCAGGTCGACGACTTCGACGTCGACCTCGACGTGTTCTCGCTGCTGGGGAGCGAAAAGCGGGTGACGCGCGTTGCGGTGTCGGGCGTGACCGGCAGCTACGAGCGGAAGCAGCGGGCGAACCAGCCGCAGGAGTCGGGCGCCAAGGCCCGGCTTGTGATCGGAGAGCTGCTGCTGGAGGGCATCGCCCTCGACTTCCAAGACGTGAGCCTAACCGGCCAGCCGGTCGAGATTGCGTTGGCGGTCGACAAGCTGGAGGTGGAGGAGCTGCACAGCTCGCGCGCGGCGTTCGAGCTGCTGTTCAACGCCAACGGCGCGGGCGCCATCGACGGGCGGCCGTGGAGCATCGAGACCTCCCACGACGATGGCGGCCACATCGCCAACTGGCGGGCGGACGGCCTGCCCGTGGCGACCGCGGCCCAGTACCTGGGCGGGCCGCTGGCGTGGATGACCGACGGGACCCTGAGCGTCGACACCCGCTCCGACTGGTCACTGGAGGGCGAGCCGCACCTCCGCATGGACTGGAAGCTCACGATCTCTGACCTGCGGGCCGAGGCGCCGGACGACCTGCCATGGCTCAAGCAGGGCGTGGTGAAGCCGATGGTCGCGTTCCTCAACCGGAACCCCGGCGAGCTGCCGCTCGAGTTCACGGTCGACCTCGACCCGACCGGGTTCACGGGGACCGCGTCGCCGTTCGCGGTGGGGCTCGGTCAGGCGGTGCGCGAGAAGGCGGTGCAGGAGCTCGCCCGGCTCGCGGGCGCCCAGCCCGCCGAGGTCGAGCAGGCGGTGAAGGACCTGGGCAGCAAGCTGCGCGGCTTCCTGAAACGCCCCGACGAAGAGTAGGACGGCTCGCGAATGAGCCCACGCTTCTCAACATTTCATCGTAGAAAACGGCCACACGCCGTGGTCAAATCGGTGGGGACATAGATGTGCAAGCTTCAGGCGGAGGCGCCCCGCCTGGGTGCTGATGGTGGGCGCGGAATAGTGGTGCGCTCGCGCCCGTTGGATGAGTCCAACTCGGCGGCGCAAATCGGACAAAACCCCGGGCCGCTGCGGCCGCGCGGCGAGCAAAACACTGCTATAGAAGCCTCAAAACAAGGACGTAGGGATGATGCGGCCAGGGTTTTGTCCCCTCCGCGCGTGTTTTTGGACAAAACCCTTGGGACAGAACTTGGGCGCGGGATTCTGAAGCGTGCGTTGGCGCTTTAAATCGTGTTGGCCGGACCGTGGCGGAACGTCGGCGGCTGGGGTAGGTTGTCGAGCGTAGGGAAGGCCGGGGGACTACTTTCCGAGATAACCTTCAGGCGAGGCGGCCATGGCTTATCTGCTAGCTCTCGATCAGGGCACCACGAGCTCGCGGGCGATTGTGTTTGACGCGGACGGCGCAATGGTGGCCGTCAGCCAGCAGGAGTTCGAGCAGCACTACCCGAAGCCGGGCTGGGTCGAGCACGACGCCGATGAGATCTGGCGGACGCAGCGCGACGTCGCGGTCG from the Posidoniimonas corsicana genome contains:
- a CDS encoding SMI1/KNR4 family protein; the protein is MPFRVDIRFLKETERKLGVMFPPSYVVRIVKANGGGVEAPPDVWLLYPILDTSDKKRLKRTCNDVVRETESANEWPDFPPSAVAIGGNGTGDQLIFLRQSSDPSLLTHEVYWWDHETGAVEKVADDLGDLPDA
- a CDS encoding M56 family metallopeptidase, with translation MITLDAMLLRGALQVAFFSIALAVIYAGARWLGARAAAATLLWGMVLTLGLTLLVGSPWPRWELRATQRAASPAPAPAASTPQPTAGAVGQNPPVEIAPATIQQFTLSDYAAEFTAALTEPRPVDRNDSVQWSWIVLAATAGVAFGVLRLALGLVSVRKLSRESTPITDEPLLAVLHRLRAELALDAPVAVRESASLSTPATIGWRRPQILLPAGWRTWSDGERHAVLAHELAHIAGRDYLGWIVARLAVAVHFYNPLVRWLAARLQLEQELAADAAAARAVGDRQGYLQTLAALALATPPQRVAGPARTLFPTRSLLMRRVEMLRSPLATLKSRPLTSRLQVAAGCLLALAAVGIAGLRPPTLVAEEPIEVLSYTIAEHEPLPLTLAPEGSMAALSVRPASVVERPEFASLTEYLNSLPPLKETGLRAKDVAELLVIVPEPRRGLAPRIVVRLHDAKTCETLIEKLSAQSNLKEVSGGEHQTWRDASEQLTRYDAATLVIDHYATTENGQPPELLNPLPEWADSWGERNLAVNLWADNQKILATGLRQELQENPQAAMIAPLIEKIRHIVGSLSIDDNARFELTASTDSEQSAKQVAATLEALRVLAQNGLAQQRNNAPEEHREMIMQALDVIDAAVAGLDIKADGSSASMAYEPDQSVAQIAEVATTLLPAVDAARASARRQQGLNNLKQLGLAMHNFYSVHERLPQASSTDYYDYEAKQWRKSEHPHSWRVTLLPFLEQQALYNAYRFDEPWDSEANMRIANTLVPVMVDPNSTSSTNASYFMPVGPDTAFPKDRALTFMDIRDGTSKTILFVQAKRDTPWTKPEDIEVTADGKLPELGGFSQGVFLVALIDGSAHTLSQDMPEDILRAMFTRDGREDYDLSTFRVPR
- a CDS encoding BlaI/MecI/CopY family transcriptional regulator, whose product is MARPKASELTERELELMHVFWDQGPQTAVDARAALAEQGRDLAYTTVATLIKILVEKKFLKQTGDQRPYTYQPIRSFDEVSGRLVTDLVKRVFQGSREELLVRLLDGRKLSAKERQVLEDILDEGGKR
- a CDS encoding GCN5 family acetyltransferase, with translation MNPPAVLDPDAVGTYPALAKAGGGYVWDEVLEYRVWCYPAKGAADECNGSDYYYSFGSYDEAHRFCQQTAGAEEVLALVLQREYLDEPAPGEFIHVAQERVTEWPVEFLSRPRRTAQTIPDFLSPSAPPNRLDILRGLVE
- a CDS encoding mechanosensitive ion channel family protein; the encoded protein is MLSLLLAQAPAAQPPTTQPAAPQPPAAPAQAAANRPPVSAEEAAVDAVKENLLAPPPGVSKEAYNEFMTLKWTRLDAGEWTEIVTYYAVQWGARIGLALIVFYIAWTLAGWASMAVDRTLGRLKFDATLTKFLSRLVRWLVLLLAGLMCLSYFGVQTTSFAALIGAAGLAVGLAFQGTLSNFAAGAMLLLFRPFKVGDAVNVAGQTGVIDEISIFTTAMDTFDHKRIIIPNGEIFGAVIENITYHSYRRCDGDVGVSYSADIDQTRAVLEQVAASIEGVYPGKDPAVVLMGLGASSVDWSVRVWAPTADFLTIKQRLLREIKVRLDGEGIEIPFPQMDVHIDQPNAA
- a CDS encoding DUF748 domain-containing protein — encoded protein: MEVLLPALAELFVLIAPALMGVVGLIGSLVACVFELLLLGADVVVHGSIAAASAARRTTREETDRAPSWLRRMADSPAVRKWAHRLLFGFAGLLAVSVLLLLLVNFVFFESAVRFALSRAGAATGVVASFESAEGSLITGRLRLTGVKASRADHPVSDLDVQVDDFDVDLDVFSLLGSEKRVTRVAVSGVTGSYERKQRANQPQESGAKARLVIGELLLEGIALDFQDVSLTGQPVEIALAVDKLEVEELHSSRAAFELLFNANGAGAIDGRPWSIETSHDDGGHIANWRADGLPVATAAQYLGGPLAWMTDGTLSVDTRSDWSLEGEPHLRMDWKLTISDLRAEAPDDLPWLKQGVVKPMVAFLNRNPGELPLEFTVDLDPTGFTGTASPFAVGLGQAVREKAVQELARLAGAQPAEVEQAVKDLGSKLRGFLKRPDEE
- the bioF gene encoding 8-amino-7-oxononanoate synthase, with the protein product MPADSSPLSWLADALADLDARGLRRALRERGLPQTSEVEIDGRRLVNFSANDYLGLANHPLLAEAARHAIAHHGWGAGASPLVTGRSSLHAELERRLAEFEGEEAALLFPSGFAANAGVIPALADAGDAIFSDAKNHASLIDGCRLSRADTRVYPHNDVQELARLLAESSDRRRRLIVTDTLFSMDGDFAPLARIAELAVEHDAVLLVDEAHATGVWGATGRGCVEHFADQRPSIRDAAIVKIGTLSKALGCAGGFVAGSQQLIDYLANRARSYVFSTAHPAANCAAALAALGLVRDEPARRRRVRSLADSLRGRLRARGWDCGASVSQIVPVVLGDVDRTMQAAARLLEAGLLVPAIRPPTVPPGESLLRISLSADHREQQLERLIDVLGESS
- a CDS encoding GNAT family N-acetyltransferase, with translation MNVELKLTDRQDAYVVQNLWPLYRHDVSEFDASFVANRHGLFDCGDRLPTLAEHTQHETARWWTDPAALFPYLILVDGRPAGFNLVAARSSLPAGIDADFVVHEFFVLHAHRGRKVAERAAVLGFDAHPGSWEVVTWPTHTRAIHFWRRTVSGYAAGEYREDEVDHPWGRRVAFRFESRGGQDA